The following proteins are encoded in a genomic region of Chryseobacterium cucumeris:
- a CDS encoding MFS transporter: MSNYSKQTNWAQFIPLVTVFFFWGFVAASNDILIPVFQKAFNLSQTESMLVQICFYVAYTVGSLIYMLVSKSLKQDLINKIGYKNGLIVGLLISALGTLLFYPAANMHSFPLMISGLFIVGLGFSLQQIVANPLAIEVGPTETGSQRLTMAGGINNLGTTIGPLIVAFAIFGSASAANTEASIESVKTPYLILGAAFALVALMLKFSSLPAVTPTNTEDTDDATPGEHRKSAFQYPQLVMGMIAIFVYVGVEVSTASNLPAYMEKSLGFETKEVAPYISLYWASLMIGRWTGAVEAFDVNAGFKKILRFLAPYLAFGVFLLVNAIADHDLSPFYVYGFIIIAMIICDILSKGNPARMLLIFSLAGITALLIGMFTTGMVSVYAFTSVGLFCSTLWPCIFALAINGLGKHTNQGSGYLIMMIMGGGIVSVIQGYVADITNIHFSYIVGVICFAYLAFYAIRVSGILKAQGIDLDKISKGSGH, encoded by the coding sequence ATGTCAAATTATTCTAAACAAACCAATTGGGCCCAATTCATTCCGTTGGTTACTGTATTCTTCTTTTGGGGATTTGTAGCAGCCAGTAATGATATTCTGATCCCTGTTTTTCAAAAAGCCTTCAATCTATCCCAAACTGAAAGTATGCTTGTACAGATATGCTTTTATGTAGCATATACTGTAGGTTCTTTAATTTATATGCTTGTATCAAAGAGCCTTAAACAGGATTTGATCAATAAAATCGGATATAAGAATGGTCTTATTGTGGGGCTTCTGATTTCCGCATTGGGAACCTTATTGTTCTACCCGGCTGCCAATATGCATTCTTTCCCATTAATGATCTCAGGGTTATTTATTGTAGGTTTAGGATTCTCTCTTCAGCAGATTGTTGCTAATCCGCTTGCTATTGAAGTAGGTCCTACGGAAACGGGATCTCAGAGGCTAACAATGGCAGGAGGGATTAATAACTTAGGAACTACTATTGGACCACTTATCGTTGCATTTGCTATTTTTGGATCTGCAAGTGCTGCCAACACGGAAGCAAGTATAGAAAGTGTAAAAACACCTTATCTGATATTAGGAGCAGCTTTTGCGCTGGTAGCTTTAATGCTTAAATTCTCTTCTCTTCCTGCAGTAACTCCAACAAACACTGAGGACACCGATGATGCAACTCCGGGAGAACATAGAAAGTCAGCATTCCAGTATCCTCAGCTGGTGATGGGAATGATCGCTATTTTTGTTTATGTAGGGGTAGAAGTTTCCACAGCCAGTAACCTTCCTGCTTATATGGAAAAAAGCTTGGGATTTGAAACGAAAGAGGTAGCACCTTATATCTCTTTATACTGGGCATCATTAATGATTGGCCGTTGGACAGGTGCTGTAGAAGCATTTGATGTCAATGCAGGATTCAAAAAGATCTTAAGATTCTTAGCTCCTTATCTTGCATTCGGTGTATTTTTATTGGTAAACGCTATTGCCGATCATGATCTTTCTCCGTTCTATGTATATGGATTTATCATTATCGCAATGATTATCTGTGATATTTTAAGCAAAGGAAACCCGGCAAGAATGCTTCTGATCTTCTCTCTGGCAGGGATCACCGCTCTACTTATAGGGATGTTCACTACAGGAATGGTATCTGTATATGCATTTACCAGTGTAGGTCTTTTCTGCTCTACGCTATGGCCGTGTATCTTCGCATTGGCTATCAACGGGCTTGGAAAACACACTAACCAGGGTTCAGGATACCTTATCATGATGATTATGGGAGGAGGTATTGTAAGCGTTATACAGGGATATGTTGCAGATATTACCAATATTCATTTCAGTTATATCGTAGGGGTTATTTGTTTTGCTTATCTTGCATTCTATGCGATCCGTGTAAGTGGGATTCTGAAAGCCCAGGGCATTGATCTTGATAAAATATCTAAAGGCAGTGGTCATTAA
- a CDS encoding lysophospholipid acyltransferase family protein, giving the protein MTKILNYLWRFWLLLLAFFLTVIIGIPVYILSFNKKHYKYGYKLVRLWCFGMFYGMGFRYDLIKLSEQKKDKNIPYVFISNHTSIMDIMLVCILFPDHPICFVGKKELVKIPIFGTIYKRICVMVDRASAKSRADVYRRCAEKMEEGNSIAIFPEGGVPDDTSIILDDFKDGAFILSSKHHSPIAVYTFVGLKEMFPFENSKGFPGRVKVYYNGIIEPSDSPKDSKAEAYETIKKTLIRYSVERK; this is encoded by the coding sequence GTGACAAAAATTTTAAATTATCTCTGGAGATTCTGGCTGCTGCTGTTGGCATTTTTTCTGACAGTTATTATTGGGATCCCGGTTTACATTTTATCCTTTAATAAAAAGCATTATAAATACGGCTATAAACTGGTCAGGCTATGGTGTTTCGGTATGTTCTACGGAATGGGTTTCAGATATGACCTGATTAAACTTTCGGAACAGAAAAAAGATAAAAATATCCCATATGTCTTTATCTCCAATCATACGTCTATTATGGATATCATGCTTGTATGTATTCTGTTTCCTGATCATCCGATCTGTTTTGTAGGAAAAAAAGAACTGGTTAAGATTCCTATTTTCGGAACTATATATAAAAGGATATGTGTAATGGTAGACAGAGCGAGTGCAAAAAGCCGTGCAGATGTTTACCGAAGATGTGCAGAGAAGATGGAAGAAGGCAACAGTATCGCGATTTTTCCTGAAGGCGGTGTGCCGGACGACACTTCTATTATCCTGGATGATTTTAAGGACGGTGCATTTATACTGTCTTCAAAACATCATTCTCCTATCGCTGTTTATACCTTTGTGGGACTTAAAGAAATGTTCCCTTTTGAAAACTCAAAAGGCTTTCCCGGAAGGGTAAAGGTATATTACAATGGCATCATTGAGCCTTCAGATTCTCCAAAAGACTCAAAAGCAGAGGCTTATGAGACAATAAAAAAAACCTTAATCAGGTATTCCGTTGAAAGGAAATAG
- a CDS encoding GtrA family protein, with protein MKEILLRQKQVLFFIIAGGLSAIVEIGSFKIFSTYLPHFFVKETNFYGVHYPLSNIFSTSCGIITNYFLSIWFVFERGKHSKRKEFAYFMVVSFFSTLLSLGFFQVFYSFVFKDNINLFFYTLSPEMISKIAAILLVSILNYSIKKKVIFNG; from the coding sequence ATGAAAGAAATACTCTTACGCCAGAAACAGGTTTTGTTCTTCATCATTGCAGGAGGACTGAGTGCCATTGTAGAAATAGGAAGCTTTAAGATTTTCAGCACCTATCTTCCGCACTTCTTTGTAAAGGAAACCAATTTCTACGGAGTACACTATCCTTTAAGCAACATTTTTTCCACGAGCTGCGGGATTATTACCAATTATTTTCTGAGCATCTGGTTTGTATTTGAAAGGGGAAAACATTCGAAGAGAAAAGAATTTGCTTATTTTATGGTAGTATCTTTTTTTTCAACATTACTCAGCTTAGGTTTTTTCCAGGTATTTTACAGTTTCGTATTTAAAGATAATATCAATTTATTTTTTTATACCTTGAGCCCGGAAATGATCAGTAAAATTGCAGCAATATTGCTGGTTTCCATTCTGAATTATTCGATAAAAAAGAAAGTAATTTTTAACGGTTAG
- a CDS encoding BadF/BadG/BcrA/BcrD ATPase family protein has protein sequence MVAIVDSGSTKTDWVILDDFKKVFLKTETIGFNPNFINRELIAPEIQKNSNLISVKNSITKVFFYGSGCGVKKNCETIEEELTKVFGKAEIIVKEDLMAAAYAAYSGKPAIVCILGTGSNSCFFDGENVKIELPSLGFLIGDEGSGSAIGKQLVRRYFMKKLPADLHKEFEADYQLTVEDALKNMYHTPRPNAYLANFTKFVIERKDHPYFKDMVFEEMKSFFEYQVLPYEEAHEAEINFIGSIAYYYENILRSVAAELNLNVGHVVQKPIESLVDYHIKYIL, from the coding sequence ATGGTTGCTATTGTAGATAGTGGTTCTACTAAAACGGATTGGGTAATTCTTGATGACTTTAAAAAAGTTTTTCTGAAAACAGAAACCATCGGTTTCAATCCAAATTTTATCAACAGAGAACTTATCGCTCCTGAAATACAGAAAAATAGCAATCTGATATCGGTTAAAAATTCAATTACCAAAGTCTTTTTTTATGGTTCCGGATGCGGAGTGAAAAAAAACTGCGAAACCATAGAAGAAGAGCTGACAAAAGTTTTTGGAAAAGCAGAGATTATTGTGAAGGAAGATCTGATGGCTGCAGCCTATGCAGCATACAGTGGAAAACCTGCTATCGTGTGCATTCTCGGCACAGGATCTAATTCCTGTTTTTTTGACGGTGAAAATGTGAAGATAGAATTGCCTTCGCTGGGATTCCTGATCGGGGATGAAGGAAGCGGCAGTGCTATCGGAAAGCAGCTGGTACGCAGATATTTTATGAAAAAACTGCCTGCGGATCTTCATAAAGAATTTGAAGCAGATTATCAGCTTACCGTAGAAGATGCATTGAAAAACATGTATCACACGCCGAGACCCAATGCATATCTGGCGAATTTTACCAAATTTGTAATCGAAAGAAAAGATCATCCTTATTTCAAAGATATGGTTTTTGAAGAAATGAAAAGTTTCTTTGAATACCAGGTTCTTCCTTATGAGGAGGCGCATGAGGCCGAGATCAATTTTATTGGCTCCATCGCTTATTATTATGAAAATATACTACGTTCTGTAGCTGCAGAACTTAATTTAAATGTGGGACATGTTGTGCAGAAACCAATTGAAAGCTTAGTAGATTACCACATTAAATATATACTTTAA
- a CDS encoding NADP-dependent malic enzyme yields the protein MSSNNNRDEKNFSQAALDYHKAEPKGKIEVIPSKPHSSQRDLSLAYSPGVAVPCMEIHDKPETVYDYTGKGNLVAVISNGTAVLGLGDIGAEASKPVMEGKGLLFKIFADINVFDIEIDEKDPDKFIEIVKGIAPTFGGINLEDIKAPEAFYIEQRLKEELNIPLMHDDQHGTAIISAAALINSLQIANKDIDKVKMVVNGAGAAAIACTKLYISLGLKKENVLMCDSKGVINHKRENLTPEKLDFIAQTDIETLEDAVKGSDVFVGLSKGNVMTPEMLQSMNENPIVFALANPDPEIAYDLALETRKDVIMATGRSDYPNQVNNVLGFPYIFRGALDVQATGINEAMKLAAVHAIADLAKEPVPEAVILAYNVQNLQFGREYFIPKPFDNRLITKVSSAVAKAAIESGVARKTITDFDEYEHQLLDRMGRDERLVRMMQSRAKSNPKRITLGNAEEYNVLKAAQILYEEGIAYPSLLGDKKYIKEQMERYGITLDVPIIDPSDDDQKENRKKYRETLWKLRQRKGMNEYKAKRYVRQRDYFGPLMLKHGDTDGLIVGFSKNYTSVLRPVLEVIEKDKGVDKVAAMMMILSEKKPIFFADTSINQNPTAEDLVNIAKMAEFTVKSFAIEPRIAMLGFENFAAISETSKKVAKAVGILHEKYPKMVVDGEIQPDFAMNADHLSDYPFSKLGTTPANTFIFPNLESANLSYKILRGMKVAQVIGPILMGLKQPVHVLQMRSSVDEIVNLATIAVLDAQRREKK from the coding sequence ATGTCAAGTAACAACAATCGTGACGAAAAGAACTTTAGCCAGGCAGCGCTAGATTATCATAAAGCAGAACCCAAAGGAAAAATTGAAGTTATCCCGTCAAAGCCACACTCTTCCCAAAGAGATTTATCATTGGCTTACTCTCCGGGAGTAGCGGTTCCTTGTATGGAAATTCATGATAAGCCGGAAACTGTATATGATTATACGGGAAAAGGAAACCTGGTAGCAGTCATTTCTAACGGTACTGCCGTACTTGGACTGGGAGACATCGGTGCTGAGGCTTCAAAACCGGTAATGGAAGGGAAGGGACTATTATTCAAGATCTTTGCAGATATCAACGTTTTTGATATTGAGATCGATGAAAAAGATCCGGATAAATTTATTGAAATCGTAAAAGGAATTGCTCCTACTTTCGGAGGAATCAATCTTGAAGATATTAAAGCTCCTGAAGCTTTTTATATAGAACAAAGACTGAAAGAGGAGTTGAATATTCCTTTGATGCACGATGACCAGCACGGAACAGCTATTATCTCAGCTGCTGCATTGATCAACTCTCTGCAAATTGCCAATAAAGATATTGATAAAGTAAAAATGGTGGTGAACGGAGCTGGTGCTGCAGCGATTGCATGTACCAAGCTTTATATTTCTTTAGGACTGAAAAAAGAAAATGTCCTGATGTGTGACAGTAAAGGCGTAATCAATCATAAAAGAGAAAACCTTACTCCTGAAAAATTAGATTTCATCGCTCAGACAGATATCGAAACATTAGAAGATGCTGTAAAAGGATCTGATGTTTTTGTAGGATTGTCAAAAGGAAACGTAATGACTCCTGAGATGTTGCAGAGCATGAATGAAAATCCTATTGTATTTGCTCTTGCCAACCCTGATCCGGAAATTGCTTATGATCTTGCACTGGAGACCCGTAAAGATGTGATCATGGCTACAGGTAGAAGTGATTATCCTAACCAGGTCAACAACGTATTGGGATTCCCTTATATCTTCCGTGGAGCATTGGATGTACAGGCTACAGGAATTAATGAAGCCATGAAACTCGCTGCGGTACACGCTATTGCTGATCTTGCAAAAGAACCGGTGCCGGAAGCTGTAATTTTAGCATACAATGTTCAGAACCTTCAGTTTGGAAGAGAATACTTTATTCCAAAACCATTTGATAACAGACTGATCACAAAAGTATCAAGCGCTGTAGCAAAAGCAGCTATTGAAAGTGGTGTTGCCAGAAAAACCATTACGGATTTTGACGAATACGAGCACCAGCTTTTAGACAGAATGGGTAGAGATGAAAGATTGGTAAGAATGATGCAGAGCCGTGCGAAATCCAATCCGAAAAGAATTACCCTTGGAAATGCTGAAGAATACAATGTATTGAAAGCTGCTCAGATTCTTTATGAAGAAGGAATTGCTTACCCAAGCCTTTTAGGAGATAAAAAATACATCAAGGAGCAGATGGAGCGTTACGGAATTACTCTGGATGTTCCGATCATTGATCCAAGTGATGACGATCAGAAAGAAAACAGAAAAAAATACAGAGAAACTCTTTGGAAACTTCGTCAGAGAAAAGGAATGAACGAGTACAAAGCGAAGAGATATGTACGCCAGAGAGACTATTTCGGACCTTTGATGCTGAAACATGGTGATACAGACGGACTTATCGTAGGATTCTCTAAAAACTATACTTCTGTTTTACGTCCTGTTTTAGAAGTTATTGAAAAAGATAAAGGAGTCGATAAAGTGGCGGCCATGATGATGATCTTGTCTGAAAAGAAACCTATTTTCTTCGCAGATACCTCTATCAACCAAAACCCTACAGCAGAAGATCTTGTGAATATTGCTAAAATGGCTGAATTTACAGTAAAATCTTTTGCGATTGAACCAAGAATTGCAATGCTTGGATTTGAAAACTTTGCTGCGATTTCTGAAACTTCCAAGAAAGTAGCAAAAGCAGTAGGAATCCTTCATGAAAAATATCCGAAAATGGTTGTGGATGGTGAAATTCAACCTGATTTTGCAATGAACGCAGACCACCTGAGCGATTATCCATTCTCAAAATTAGGAACTACTCCTGCCAACACATTCATTTTCCCGAATCTGGAAAGTGCAAACCTTTCTTACAAAATTCTGAGAGGTATGAAAGTAGCACAGGTTATCGGACCTATCTTAATGGGATTAAAGCAGCCGGTACACGTACTTCAGATGCGTTCAAGCGTTGATGAGATCGTAAACCTTGCTACCATTGCTGTTCTTGATGCTCAAAGAAGAGAGAAGAAATAA
- the ruvA gene encoding Holliday junction branch migration protein RuvA gives MIFSLQGTVQELTPTYAVINVQGVGYYVGISLMTSQTLVLNQQTFLFIQQIIREDAHLLFGFNTRSEKEMFNLLISVNGVGAVSALILLSTLSLDEIASAILSGNSALIQKAKGIGAKTAERIIVDLKDKVQKYSDPNANISVMVDNKIKEESLSALEVLGIPKRTSEKIADKIIKQNPNISVEELVKQILKNI, from the coding sequence ATGATATTTTCTTTACAAGGCACTGTTCAAGAACTTACGCCTACTTACGCTGTCATCAATGTTCAAGGAGTTGGTTACTACGTGGGAATCAGTCTGATGACCTCACAGACGCTGGTTTTGAATCAGCAGACCTTTTTATTTATTCAGCAGATCATTCGTGAAGATGCTCATCTTCTCTTTGGATTTAACACACGTTCAGAAAAAGAAATGTTCAATCTGTTAATAAGCGTTAATGGAGTAGGAGCTGTTTCAGCATTGATTCTGTTGTCAACATTGAGCCTTGATGAGATTGCTTCGGCGATACTTTCCGGAAACAGTGCATTGATCCAAAAAGCAAAAGGAATTGGTGCAAAAACTGCCGAAAGGATTATCGTGGATCTTAAAGATAAAGTACAGAAATACAGCGATCCAAACGCGAACATTTCTGTGATGGTGGATAATAAAATTAAGGAAGAATCGTTATCTGCATTAGAAGTTTTAGGCATTCCTAAACGAACAAGCGAGAAGATTGCGGATAAAATTATCAAACAAAATCCAAACATCTCGGTAGAAGAATTGGTTAAACAAATCTTAAAAAACATTTAA